A genomic region of Micromonospora sp. NBC_01796 contains the following coding sequences:
- a CDS encoding nucleotidyltransferase domain-containing protein → MSLEERLISWTGPSSTTEQDKQERTERMIREAVKGHSAFSGYDIIVYAKGSYANNTNVKADSDVDIAVQCGEVVYWEEATKGAHPAGSPYKGIWTPTNLRAELEAALKKKFPGQIDSSGSTAFRISSNSARVDADVVPCFDYRYYFSSGEYREGTKVFKKDGTGLVNYPVQQLTNGRTKNNRTNGYYKKAVRIMKRVENAMVLSGEHREVPSFFVECLVYNCPDSVFLEPTWAKTVHGVIVHIWSELEGAEPAEGSKRWREVNGHKYLFHRDQAWNRQDGRDFVKAAWNYLGLAS, encoded by the coding sequence ATGAGCCTAGAGGAGCGTCTGATCAGTTGGACCGGACCGTCCAGTACCACCGAGCAGGACAAGCAGGAGCGGACCGAACGTATGATCCGTGAGGCTGTGAAGGGGCACTCGGCATTCAGCGGCTACGATATTATTGTTTATGCCAAGGGTTCCTACGCCAACAATACCAACGTCAAAGCAGACAGTGACGTAGATATTGCCGTCCAATGCGGCGAGGTTGTCTATTGGGAGGAGGCAACGAAGGGAGCGCATCCCGCGGGATCCCCATATAAGGGAATCTGGACGCCGACGAACCTGCGCGCTGAACTGGAAGCTGCTTTGAAGAAAAAGTTCCCAGGTCAAATTGACTCATCTGGCTCAACCGCCTTCCGCATAAGCTCAAATAGCGCACGCGTCGACGCCGATGTAGTTCCGTGCTTTGACTATCGCTACTACTTCTCGTCGGGTGAGTACAGAGAGGGCACAAAGGTCTTCAAGAAGGACGGAACTGGCCTCGTCAATTACCCCGTTCAGCAACTCACCAACGGGCGCACCAAGAACAATCGCACCAACGGCTACTACAAAAAGGCCGTTCGGATTATGAAGCGAGTCGAGAACGCCATGGTTCTTAGTGGCGAGCACCGCGAGGTTCCGTCTTTTTTTGTTGAATGCCTTGTGTATAATTGTCCTGACAGTGTCTTTCTTGAGCCAACCTGGGCCAAGACCGTCCACGGCGTCATTGTTCATATCTGGAGCGAGCTTGAGGGTGCGGAGCCGGCCGAGGGCTCCAAGCGGTGGCGTGAGGTGAACGGGCACAAATACCTGTTCCATCGCGATCAGGCATGGAACCGTCAGGATGGCCGCGACTTTGTGAAGGCTGCCTGGAATTACCTGGGGCTTGCTTCATGA
- a CDS encoding Lsr2 dimerization domain-containing protein produces the protein MSARIVLTDDITGKDIPAGKGGPVTFSIQYDFYRLDLTKEGEQALRELLAPYIERSQVIPYAEAIAQPEAV, from the coding sequence ATGTCAGCACGCATCGTGCTCACGGACGACATCACCGGCAAGGACATCCCGGCTGGCAAAGGTGGGCCGGTCACGTTCTCCATCCAGTACGACTTTTACCGGCTCGACCTCACCAAGGAAGGTGAACAGGCCCTGCGGGAGCTGCTCGCACCGTACATCGAAAGGTCACAGGTCATTCCCTACGCCGAGGCGATAGCCCAGCCTGAAGCCGTCTGA
- a CDS encoding CHAP domain-containing protein, with protein sequence MEDGLMRVPGRSRLVMIVGVFLSGMIVASALTWQLDMWPRANAAANPYACGHVTVAGTSWLGGQGVDVHSNGEFQTKGTSCAFDNKAVFNLNANPPAFGYGWQCFELVNRLYAARGWFPRLWLGAEANDAAKWLYVHAQRGDYAGLTGHANGSGYKPVPGDVVVHSNGKYGHVAVVDRIEGRTLHAVEQNNSVAGRATYAYDPVTGAVSKAGITISGYVHAAKNTGNQQPPASTPQPAPAEDVKLKINGSCTPDGGELVGVSSGFTPGGEVSIAAWHSDGRQYANLKTTAIARPDGSFPWRWPCKGDPPDTYGTRAVDLSTGRHVDAFFTITAAPQRPATTKPPAQPPTTPAQQPQPPQPQPPRQPEPPQPPPPPPAPKPIAANLVVVPHGGGRVGVAFDVGWQSGRDPVTCHFFIDGREAFTAQCGTRSSKQFSGISPGEHSFYATVSDRFGVFSDPTATIVKHVT encoded by the coding sequence ATGGAGGATGGGCTGATGCGTGTGCCTGGTCGCAGTCGCCTTGTCATGATCGTTGGCGTCTTTCTGTCCGGCATGATCGTTGCGTCCGCGTTGACGTGGCAACTGGACATGTGGCCGAGGGCGAACGCTGCGGCCAATCCGTATGCCTGTGGGCACGTCACGGTTGCGGGCACCAGTTGGCTTGGTGGACAGGGTGTTGACGTGCACTCGAACGGGGAGTTCCAAACCAAGGGCACGAGCTGCGCATTTGATAACAAGGCTGTGTTCAACCTGAATGCCAATCCTCCGGCATTTGGATACGGTTGGCAGTGTTTCGAGCTTGTGAATCGACTCTACGCAGCTCGTGGGTGGTTTCCCCGGCTTTGGTTGGGCGCGGAGGCAAACGATGCCGCGAAGTGGCTCTACGTCCATGCGCAGCGCGGTGATTACGCCGGCCTGACTGGCCATGCCAACGGGTCCGGCTACAAGCCGGTGCCCGGAGACGTGGTGGTGCACAGCAACGGGAAGTACGGGCACGTGGCAGTTGTAGATCGCATCGAGGGCAGGACGCTGCATGCTGTCGAGCAGAACAACAGCGTCGCGGGCAGGGCCACGTACGCGTACGACCCGGTGACCGGTGCCGTCTCGAAGGCCGGCATCACGATCTCCGGTTACGTGCATGCGGCAAAGAACACTGGCAACCAACAGCCGCCGGCATCGACCCCTCAGCCAGCGCCGGCCGAGGACGTGAAGCTGAAGATCAATGGCTCCTGCACGCCCGACGGTGGCGAGCTGGTGGGTGTGTCGTCGGGCTTTACGCCCGGCGGTGAGGTGAGCATCGCCGCCTGGCACTCGGATGGCCGGCAGTACGCGAACCTGAAGACAACGGCGATCGCACGTCCGGACGGATCGTTCCCCTGGCGGTGGCCGTGCAAGGGAGATCCACCCGATACCTACGGAACCCGTGCTGTGGACTTGAGCACCGGCCGCCATGTCGATGCCTTCTTCACCATCACGGCGGCGCCGCAACGGCCAGCCACTACGAAGCCGCCGGCGCAGCCTCCGACTACGCCAGCCCAGCAGCCGCAACCGCCGCAGCCGCAGCCGCCACGGCAGCCGGAACCGCCGCAGCCACCACCACCGCCACCCGCGCCCAAGCCGATTGCCGCGAACCTCGTCGTCGTACCTCACGGCGGCGGGCGCGTGGGCGTCGCATTCGATGTTGGTTGGCAGAGCGGACGTGATCCGGTGACCTGCCACTTCTTCATCGACGGACGCGAGGCGTTCACCGCACAGTGCGGCACGCGTTCGTCCAAGCAGTTCAGCGGCATCAGTCCTGGGGAGCACTCCTTCTACGCCACCGTCAGTGACCGGTTTGGGGTTTTCAGCGACCCCACCGCGACGATTGTGAAGCACGTGACATGA